A single genomic interval of Macadamia integrifolia cultivar HAES 741 unplaced genomic scaffold, SCU_Mint_v3 scaffold90, whole genome shotgun sequence harbors:
- the LOC122070367 gene encoding uncharacterized protein LOC122070367 has product MKEILQGKQALSLRQEEEEKVKKRQKFWMMMDSPDLSLGPSQFVIPGSTDSLSSGSESNPSKKRKYCLDQFKREPMIQTSIELQLKDPLPSDWEQCLDLESGRMYYLNRSTLKKSWNWPKEQKLDLELNISSLSSSEEKRSSEILGGSKKSSSSSSNMVAVACLKCHLLVMLSRSSPSCPNCKYVHSLPNQQNPPPKVTTINSFDTLILLN; this is encoded by the exons acaagaagaggaggagaaggtgaAGAAGAGGCAAAAgttttggatgatgatggatAGTCCTGACCTTTCTTTAGGCCCCTCTCAGTTTGTAATCCCAGGGAGCACCGATAGTTTATCTTCAGGATCAGAAAGCAATCCTTCTAAGAAGAGAAAGTACTGTTTGGATCAATTCAAAAGAGAACCCATGATTCAGACTAGTATTGAACTTCAACTCAAAGATCCCTTGCCTTCCGATTGGGAGCAATGCCTTGATCTTGaa TCTGGGAGAATGTATTATTTGAATAGAAGCACTTTAAAGAAGAGCTGGAACTGGCCCAAAGAACAGAAGCTGGATTTAGAACTCAACATCTCATCACTCTCAAGttcagaagagaagagaagctcTGAGATACTAGGGGGCTCGAAGAAGAGCAGTTCCTCATCCAGTAACATGGTAGCTGTGGCTTGTTTGAAGTGCCATCTCCTTGTTATGCTTTCTAGGTCTTCTCCATCTTGTCCCAACTGCAAATATGTTCACTCTCTCCCAAACCAGCAGAACCCACCGCCCAAAGTCACAACCATCAACTCCTTCGACACTTTAATTCTGCTAAACTGA